Genomic segment of Prosthecobacter debontii:
CCCTGTTATCAGATGCTCAAGACACGTCTTTGCACGAGTATTTGAGTGATGATCAGCCTTGGGTGGAAGCGGTCAGTGGCTACACTTTCACCGATGGCCTCTGCACGGATTCCGCAGGCAATCTTTACTTCACCGATGTCAAGGCAGGCAAAGGCATCTACAAGCTCGATGCCGCCACTGGTAAAACCGACCTTTTCCTCGATAATCTACCCGGCATCAGTGGGCTACAGATCGGCCCGGATGGGCGTTTTTATGCCTGTCACAATCGGGAGCAACGCATCATCGCCATTTCCATGAAGGGCGAGGTGGAGGAGCTTCTAACGGGCGTCAAATGCAACGACCTCGTCGTCAGTAAGAAAGGCCATCTGTATTTCACGGAAACTCCCACCCAGTGCATCCATCTCATCACGGCGGATAAGAAGCACATCATCGCGGATGAAGGCCATGTGGCCAAGCCGAATGGCATCACCATCTCGCCGGATGAAGCCACACTCGCCGTCTCCGAATATGGCGGCAAGCACGTCTGGACATGGCGCATCGAACCCGATGGCACTCTGACCGGTGGCGCGCCCTTCATGACCATGTGGCTGCCTGTGGGTAAAGAAAGCGCCTCCGGGGATGGTTCCACCACGGAAGCCAATGGCCGTTATTTCGTCACCACCGAGCTAGGGGTTCAGATCTTTGACCCTGCTGGACGTCTCGCTGGAATCATTGCCAAACCCGTACGCGATGGCAAGGTCGTCAGCGTCGAGTTTGCAGGCAAGGATCATAACATCCTGTATGTTGCCGCTGGAGATAAGATCTTCGGTCGAAAACTCAAGGTCAGCGGCTATTTCAAGTAAACCCATTGCGCTG
This window contains:
- a CDS encoding SMP-30/gluconolactonase/LRE family protein — protein: MKHFAFLSLAFFPLLSDAQDTSLHEYLSDDQPWVEAVSGYTFTDGLCTDSAGNLYFTDVKAGKGIYKLDAATGKTDLFLDNLPGISGLQIGPDGRFYACHNREQRIIAISMKGEVEELLTGVKCNDLVVSKKGHLYFTETPTQCIHLITADKKHIIADEGHVAKPNGITISPDEATLAVSEYGGKHVWTWRIEPDGTLTGGAPFMTMWLPVGKESASGDGSTTEANGRYFVTTELGVQIFDPAGRLAGIIAKPVRDGKVVSVEFAGKDHNILYVAAGDKIFGRKLKVSGYFK